The Pediococcus inopinatus region TGATATTCTTGTCTGACTGTGGACACGGTTTTGACTGGTTGTTGTTGATGATTTGCAACACTGGTTTGTGAGCGCACCTGACGCAGCTGTTGGCTCAAATCTTGTGGCTGAACACCGAACTCTTTTGCCAATTGATTTAGATATAGATCTTGTTCTACACTTGAATCTATGTTTGCAACTTCTTTTAAAGCTTGTTCAATATAAGCTAGCTGATCTGCTTCGTTATTTAAGTTATAGTTTCGTTTCAAATAGGTTAACTTAAAAGCAGTAGGTGTTAATCGTGCGGAGTGGACGATTTCATTAAACTGTTTTGCTCCATGCTGACGTACATATTCATCAGGATCCAGCTTATCGGGGATTTCGATAACACTCAATTTGAGTTGACTGTTCGCCCCAAAAGCATCCAAAGCACGATTAATTGCCGCCTGTCCAGGATCATCACCATCATAACAAATGTCTAACTGGGAAGTAGTTCGTTGCAACAAATAAATTTGTTCATTTGTAAAACTGGTTCCCATGGATGCGATCCCGTTGGTTACACCAGATTGATAAGCCGCAATAACATCCATAAAGCCTTCAAATAGGATTGCACGTTTTTCATGTCTAATTGCTGATCTTGCAACATCAAAATTATAGAGGACGTTGCTCTTACTGAAAATTCGTGTTTCTGGGCTGTTAATGTATTTAGCCTGAGAATCTGCTTTATTTAAAATTCTTCCTGAAAATGCAATCACATGGCCTTGCGGATTTTTAATGGCATACATCACGCGACCACGAAAACGATCGCGAAGTTGCCCTTCTTGATCCTCTATAAAAAGGCCTGATTGCCTTAAAAGCTGATAATCTATCTTTTTTTCAGCAAAGAACTCTTTTAAAAGTTGGTCTCCAGGAGCAAAACCCAATTGAAATTTCGTAATAATATCATCTGTTAATCCGCGCCCATGTAAATAAGTGAGCGCTTCTTGTCCCATTTCAGTATTTAACAGTACATGCGTGTATAGCTCTGCAGCCTGATCATACAATCCGATCAGCTGGCTTTGTTCACTACTTTCTTTAGACACACGTCCTGTTTCAGAATATTCAGCCGGGATTTCAACATTCGCCAAATCAGCAACCTGATGAATGGCAGCAGGAAATTCAATGTTATTAATTTCCATTAGAAACTTAAAAACGTTCCCGCCACGTCCGCAACTGAAACAATGAAAAATCTGTTTTGATTCTGAAACTGAAAAAGAAGCAGTTTTCTCTTCATGAAAAGGACATAATCCAAAAAAGTTCTTCCCTTGTTTTTTTAATTGTACGTATTGTCCAACCACGTCAACAATGTTCACCGAGGTACGAATTTGATCAATAAGATCTTCTGGAATCGCTTTTGCCAAATTCAATTACCTCCTCTCAAGTGCACACTAACCCACGATATCGACACATAACAAATAATACCGCCCTATTCTATAAAAAGCAATTGAAATGCTCAGTTTGGAAAGGCAAATAACCTAAACTAAAAATAATCTTCATTCGAATGCCTTGCTGCAATCGAGAATGAAGATTATTTAATTCGGCAAACTATACCTAAGTGGTTTGTCTATTTCACAATCAATTCTTTTAGGTTTCCGATTGAGAAAATCATTTTAGCTAATACAGATAATTGAGTCAAACGATTATTGCGCACGTTTTGATCGTCAACCATGATCATAGTTTGATCAAAATAATTATCAATCAAAGGTCGAAGTGCTTGTAGAGCCTGGAAATTTTCGTTAATTGTGTGATCTGCGGCTGTTTTTCGAACATCTTCCACTGCATCATACAGTTTCTGTTCAGATTCGTTGTCGAATAATTTAGGATCAACATTTGATTCACCAGCCTTTAGATCAGCTTTTTCTGAAATCCGAAGAACCCGCGTTAAAGCTTCAATATTTTCTTTAAAGTTATCATCATTTTTATGTTCTTCAAGAACTTTAGCAGCATCCAGCATATCTAAAATATCCGAATCAGTCCCCTTAGTAACAGCTTCAACGATATCATAACGGGCATTTTTTTGGCTAAACCATTGCCGGACACGATCTTTTATGAAATCACGAACAGCATTTTCGTGTTGTTTGAAATCTAAATTAAAAGTAGCCTCGTGATCATGAAGATCCTTCAGGAATTTTGTTTGTAGTTCTTGAATCGGGAAGTGCCAGTTCTGATCTCGTGTAATACGCACAATTCCAAGGGCTTGTCGTCTGAGTGCATACGGGTCGTTTGAACCCGTTGGAATCAGATCAACAGCAAAGAAACTGCCAATGTCGTCAAACTTGTCTGCAAGTGCTAAAACAGCACCTACTTTTGTTTTTGGAAGAGCACCATCTGCACTAATCGGCATATAATGTTCACGAATTGCAGTTGCGACTGCTGGACTTTCTTTGGCTAATAAAGCATATTTTTCGCCCATTACACCCTGTAACTCAGGAAACTCGCCAACCATTCCCGTAACAAGATCAAATTTATAAATCTGGCTAGCTCGTTTGAGATCAATTAAGGCTTGTGAATCTAAGCCGACAAACTTACCTAATTCTTGTGCAATCACTTGAACTCGTTCCATTTTTTCATACATTGACCCGATTTTATCGTGGAAACTAACATTTTTCAGCTTTTCGACGTAATAGTCAATGTCGTGCTTCTGATCTTCATGGTAGAAAAAGGCTGCATCTTCCAAACGTGCTGTTAAAACCTTTTCATTACCTTTTACCACATTGTCTAAATGTTCCCGATTCCCATTACGAACCGAAATAAAGTTTGGTAATAGTTTACCAGCTTGATCACGAACGTAGAAGAAACGTTGGTGATCGCGCATTGATGTAATCAGAACTTCTTCTGGAATTTCCAAGTATTTCTCATCAAAATGACCAGCAAATGCAGTTGGCCATTCAACCAAGTTATTAACCTCTTCTAACAGGTCTTTATCTAATTGAATATCCCAATTTTGATCCGTTGCAATCTTTTGGATTTGTTCGGTGATCAACTGTTTACGTTTTTGAGCGTCAACAATCACAAAGGCTGCATTTAATTGAGTTTCATAGTCCGTTGCGTTAGCAATGGTGACTGGTTTTCCTAAAAAGCGGTGCCCTTGAGAAACGTTTCCTGCTTGAACATCCAAAATATTAATGGGAATTACTTGATCATCTAATAGTGATACAATCCAACGAATTGGGCGGATATATTTAAAACTAAAATTAGCCCATTTCATCATTGTTGGGAAATTCATCTTTTCAATGACTGCCTTTAAATTAGGTAGCACATCCGCGATTGCCCGGCCCGTTGTTTTTTTGGTCACATAGACATACTCAGTACCTTTAAGCTCTTTAAAAGTAATATCATCTGTAGTGGCGCCCTGACCGCGAGTGAATCCAATTGCAGCCTTAGACCAATTACCATTTTCATCCAAAGCGATCTTTTTAGCTGGACCTTTAACCTCTTTTTCAATATCTTCTTGACGATCTGCCAAGCCTTCAACCAAGACAGTCAAACGGCGAGGGGTAGAAAAAGTTGTTATCGTTTCAAAAGAAACCCGGTTTTCAGTCAAAAAATCATTAACACGTTTTTTTAGTTGGTCAATACTTGGAGTAACCACGTGAGCTGGAATTTCTTCCAAACCAATTTCTAGTAAATAGGAATGTGCCATTATTTTGTAACCTCCTTTTTACGGTCTTCATCTTTTAATAGTGGAAAACCAAGTTCTTCACGTTCCTGAACAAAGGCTTTGGCAACTGATTTAGCCATATTTCGAATTCGCGCCAAATACCCTGCTCGTTCTGTCACAGAAACTGCTCCACGAGCATCTAACAAATTAAAAGTGTGGCTACACTTCAAAATATAATCGTAAGCAGGATGAACTAACCCATTTTTAATTTGTGCTTTAGCTTCTTTTTCATAATCATCAAAAAGGTGCAACAACATTTCTTGATTGCTCTCTTCAAAAGAGTATTTAGAATTTTCATATTCAGGTTCTTTGAAAATTTCACCATACTTGACACCGTGGCCCCATTCTAGATCAAAAACGGAGTCCACGTTTTGAATATATGAAGCTAGTCGTTCTAGTCCATATGTGACTTCACTAGTGACAGGTGAAACTTCCAAGCCCCCAACCTGCTGGAAATAGGTAAATTGAGTGATTTCCATTCCATCAAGCCAGACTTCCCAACCAACACCGGCACAGCCCATAGAAGGATTTTCCCAGTTATCTTCAACAAAACGAATGTCATGTTCTAAAGGCTCAATTCCTAAGGCCTTCAAACTGCCTAAATAAAGTTCTTGGATGTTTTCTGGGGAGGGTTTCATTACAACTTGAAATTGGTGATGTTGATAAAGACGATTAGGATTCTCTCCATAGCGACCATCAGCGGGACGACGTGAAGGCTCTACATAAGCAGCGTTCCATGGTTCGGGTCCAATTGCCCGTAGGAATGTATAAGGGCTCATAGTCCCTGCTCCTTTTTCCGTATCGTACGCTTCCATCAACATACAGCCCTGTTCGGACCAGTAGTGCTGCAAGGTCAAAATTATGTCTTGTACAGCTAACTTATTAACCATTGTGTGTCTTCCTTTCAAAAATAGATAATTTAAGTTTGTTTATGAACACAAAAAAACCTACGTAGACAAATATCTACGTAGGGACGAATTACTCGCGGTTCCACCCTACTTCTGGTTAAACAACCAGCAGCTTAATTTGTAAACTCCGAAACGCCAATTTCTAAATAAATTACCTAGTCTCATCAACCCTAAGCTTTCTAAAAAAATATTTAAAAATTCTTTTCATCACAGTTCAGTATTAAATTCTCTTTTATAGTAGTTTAAATAGGCACTAAAGTCAATATCTAAAGTACTCAATTCCATGAAGGCATTGTATCAATAAAGTGTTTACTTTTTAGTTTTAAGCCCACTTCATCTTCATAGATCGTATCAATAATTGTTTTTAATCTAATTTTGGTTTCTGTATGCACCTGAATAGATTGAACATTTTGTAAATTCACCGAACTTAATTGCTGCAAATAATAGATAGTTCGGCGATCAAGATGTGAACGGTTGGGGTCCAGATGCCAATGGTCCTGGCACAAGACACCACCGGAAGATTCTGAATAGTCAAGGGGAAGATCGTTTCGATGACAGACGATACATTGTTGCCATTCTTGTTGAACACCAAAAGTGGGTAGCAATTGCAGTTCAAAAATATGAGCGATAATTTGAGGATCAAACCCCGCATTAATCTTTTCCAAGGCTGCTGAAGCCATATCGAACCATATTAGTATTGGCACACTATCATCAAAGGCGGAGTCAATTAAATTTAAAATATACGTAATATATGCATTACGTTCAATATCTTCATTAATTTTTTCGAACTGGGTCAGAGATTTTTCTGCATTTAGATAACATAATCCCTTTTCTCGGATTAAGCCGACGTACACGCCTTTAGTAAACGGTAAAATAGCAGCAGCAAGCTTAAAGCCTCTTTTTCGCGCGCCCCGAATATAAAACATTTTCTTTCCAAACTGACGCGTAAAGATTTTAACTAATTGATCACGCTCACGATAATCTTTACGAAACATGATAATCCCGTCAAATTGCGCAGTTGTTTGTGTTGCCATAGTAATTACCTATTAATTATCTTTCCGATAGCCATAAGACTGTAACAGTGATTGTTTATCACGCCAACCTTCAGAAACTTTCACCCACAACTCAAGATAAACTTGGTCACCAAGGAGTCGTTCAATGTCTTCTCTTGCCAGCGTTCCAATTTTTTTCAACATTTGGCCGCCATGCCCAATAACAATTCCCTTTTGAGTAGGACGGTCGACGATAATTGTGGCCTGCACATGAATCTTACGCTTATCTTGACGTTTCAAAGAATCAATAACAACGGCTACAGAATGTGGAACCTCCTGTCTCGTTAACATTAAGACTTTTTCACGAATTAATTCAGCGACAATGAAGCGTTCCGGATGATCTGTCACCTGATCCTCTGGGTAGTACTGAGGTCCCTCAGGAAGCTGCTTTGACAAAGTATCCATCAATTCAGAAACATTATTTCCTTGGGTAGCAGAAATTGGAACAACTTCTTTCCAATCTAGGGCATCTTTATACGTATCCATAATTTCAAGCATTTTATTAGGATTGATTAAATCAATCTTATTAATGATTAAATAAACGGGTTTATTAACCTGTTTTAAATGTTCAATAATAAAGTTATCACCAGCACCTCGTTCTTCATTGGCAGCAACCATAAACATGATCGCATCAACTTCATTTAAAGTTGATAAAGACGACTGTACCATGTAATCACCAAGTTTATTATGTGCTTTATGAATTCCTGGTGTATCAATGAAAATAATTTGTTCTTCATCAGTTGTATAAATACCGCGAATCTTG contains the following coding sequences:
- the dnaG gene encoding DNA primase, producing the protein MAKAIPEDLIDQIRTSVNIVDVVGQYVQLKKQGKNFFGLCPFHEEKTASFSVSESKQIFHCFSCGRGGNVFKFLMEINNIEFPAAIHQVADLANVEIPAEYSETGRVSKESSEQSQLIGLYDQAAELYTHVLLNTEMGQEALTYLHGRGLTDDIITKFQLGFAPGDQLLKEFFAEKKIDYQLLRQSGLFIEDQEGQLRDRFRGRVMYAIKNPQGHVIAFSGRILNKADSQAKYINSPETRIFSKSNVLYNFDVARSAIRHEKRAILFEGFMDVIAAYQSGVTNGIASMGTSFTNEQIYLLQRTTSQLDICYDGDDPGQAAINRALDAFGANSQLKLSVIEIPDKLDPDEYVRQHGAKQFNEIVHSARLTPTAFKLTYLKRNYNLNNEADQLAYIEQALKEVANIDSSVEQDLYLNQLAKEFGVQPQDLSQQLRQVRSQTSVANHQQQPVKTVSTVRQEYHRQQVKLDKVETAEARLLNYLLYDHNVWLKLAGLPNFHFVHEKYQTIYMLATGFFENHDGYDSAAFMDFVHDSELQNVIAELDLQDLDEENVDQAVDDYIKVITSEAPLSLQITTKKKSLNEAKRMGNTELQQKLAIELIDLYRQRQDA
- the glyS gene encoding glycine--tRNA ligase subunit beta, yielding MAHSYLLEIGLEEIPAHVVTPSIDQLKKRVNDFLTENRVSFETITTFSTPRRLTVLVEGLADRQEDIEKEVKGPAKKIALDENGNWSKAAIGFTRGQGATTDDITFKELKGTEYVYVTKKTTGRAIADVLPNLKAVIEKMNFPTMMKWANFSFKYIRPIRWIVSLLDDQVIPINILDVQAGNVSQGHRFLGKPVTIANATDYETQLNAAFVIVDAQKRKQLITEQIQKIATDQNWDIQLDKDLLEEVNNLVEWPTAFAGHFDEKYLEIPEEVLITSMRDHQRFFYVRDQAGKLLPNFISVRNGNREHLDNVVKGNEKVLTARLEDAAFFYHEDQKHDIDYYVEKLKNVSFHDKIGSMYEKMERVQVIAQELGKFVGLDSQALIDLKRASQIYKFDLVTGMVGEFPELQGVMGEKYALLAKESPAVATAIREHYMPISADGALPKTKVGAVLALADKFDDIGSFFAVDLIPTGSNDPYALRRQALGIVRITRDQNWHFPIQELQTKFLKDLHDHEATFNLDFKQHENAVRDFIKDRVRQWFSQKNARYDIVEAVTKGTDSDILDMLDAAKVLEEHKNDDNFKENIEALTRVLRISEKADLKAGESNVDPKLFDNESEQKLYDAVEDVRKTAADHTINENFQALQALRPLIDNYFDQTMIMVDDQNVRNNRLTQLSVLAKMIFSIGNLKELIVK
- the glyQ gene encoding glycine--tRNA ligase subunit alpha produces the protein MVNKLAVQDIILTLQHYWSEQGCMLMEAYDTEKGAGTMSPYTFLRAIGPEPWNAAYVEPSRRPADGRYGENPNRLYQHHQFQVVMKPSPENIQELYLGSLKALGIEPLEHDIRFVEDNWENPSMGCAGVGWEVWLDGMEITQFTYFQQVGGLEVSPVTSEVTYGLERLASYIQNVDSVFDLEWGHGVKYGEIFKEPEYENSKYSFEESNQEMLLHLFDDYEKEAKAQIKNGLVHPAYDYILKCSHTFNLLDARGAVSVTERAGYLARIRNMAKSVAKAFVQEREELGFPLLKDEDRKKEVTK
- the recO gene encoding DNA repair protein RecO, with the protein product MATQTTAQFDGIIMFRKDYRERDQLVKIFTRQFGKKMFYIRGARKRGFKLAAAILPFTKGVYVGLIREKGLCYLNAEKSLTQFEKINEDIERNAYITYILNLIDSAFDDSVPILIWFDMASAALEKINAGFDPQIIAHIFELQLLPTFGVQQEWQQCIVCHRNDLPLDYSESSGGVLCQDHWHLDPNRSHLDRRTIYYLQQLSSVNLQNVQSIQVHTETKIRLKTIIDTIYEDEVGLKLKSKHFIDTMPSWN
- the era gene encoding GTPase Era, which translates into the protein MENSSSKFRSGFVAIVGRPNVGKSTFMNYVIGQKIAIMSNVPQTTRNKIRGIYTTDEEQIIFIDTPGIHKAHNKLGDYMVQSSLSTLNEVDAIMFMVAANEERGAGDNFIIEHLKQVNKPVYLIINKIDLINPNKMLEIMDTYKDALDWKEVVPISATQGNNVSELMDTLSKQLPEGPQYYPEDQVTDHPERFIVAELIREKVLMLTRQEVPHSVAVVIDSLKRQDKRKIHVQATIIVDRPTQKGIVIGHGGQMLKKIGTLAREDIERLLGDQVYLELWVKVSEGWRDKQSLLQSYGYRKDN